GTCAGTGAATCCACACAGAAACTCATGTGGTCCTTCATTGTGTCCATCTTCAGCCTGGGGGGCTGGCTGGGTGCTATCAACAGTGGTACAATCCCAGTCATCTACGGCAGGTAGGAACAAACTAGCATGACTCGCAAGTATACGCACCCAAGCTCTTTATGTAAGACTAATCTCTCATCTTCCTGCACAAATTTCCTGATGATGTGATTGAATGTTGGGCACCATATTGACAGAGCTTGATTTAGGTGTTCATcactaaaacaaaatctggaacaAAGGATGCTGTCAAGTGTGAGCCTGATAGATTTTATTGGCACTACATATTGTATACATTCCAGTAAATTCCCTTACATGCTGATCAGTACATTGGTTTAACATGTGATGAAGAATATGAAAATAGGACATTAAAATAAGATGGGATGAAGGAGTGAAATCAGTCCTTTAAAGCAACTCTGTATATAACCTTGAAATCAGTGAACTGGCTTGTTTGTCAGCACTTGTACCCAGAGTTGACAGTCTTACAAGATAAAGCTTCAGCTTTGGTGTTTTTTCCAGAAAGAAATGTCTGCTCTTCAATAACGTGGTGGCGATCGTGGCCGCGGTGCTGATGGGGTTCAGTCGCATGGCGGGCTCCTTCGAGATGATATTGCTGGGAAGGATTCTGTACGGATACAACGTGGGTCTGTATCTAGATAGTTCAGTCAGCAGACAGTTTGCTGTCTGTTCAAATACATTTCTGCTTGTCATATAATTAACAATTTAAGCATTACTGTGGAACAGAAGCAAATTCATTAAGTCTACTACCATACTTATTAATACACCCAGTATTTGTCAGCTTTTACTAACTGATCTGTACATTGTTGTCATTGTGCTGCAGGACTTGGCCTCAGTGTACATCTTATGTACTTGGGTGAATGTTCGCCAATTAAACTACGAGGCTTCCTGACCCTGTCCAGTGCTATCTTCATTGGTTTAGGGAAGGTTATGGGTCAAATTTGTGGACTCAGGTAGGAATCCTCTTTTCATACCTTCATTAAAAGAGAACTCCACCGAGTTTTCATGTCCAACTCATTCTATTTACCCGAAATCAGAGATTGAAAGATATACCGTGATGTGCTAACTTTAGAGCTCCTTTTCTCCAAtggagaaaatcagaaaagtcccgaaaatcattaaaaatatcATTTTATGCATGCTCGATTGCTCCATAACCCTATTTTTCTGAATGATCCATCGATTTGTAGTCATTAAAAGTTTTCTTCACCACCCACTGTCACTATTATGTTGATGgcacatagaatgagctggacatgaaaaactaaTTCCTTATTTTCTACGTATAGAATAACCcgagaaaatatggattttcggtTGAGTTCCCCTTTAATGTTTGGTGGGCAGTACCCTGGCACATGCCATTGGTGGTGCTGTTGAAATGATCCAGCAGTAGAGATCCAGTCATGACCAGTTTCTTATAAATATCTGAACAGATGTAACAGATTTAGAGATCCGGTTCCTTAACCAGACTGAAACTACAACCGTTGTCAATGGAGATTAAATCTATCTGTTATTAAAACATGTGTCAGGAACCAGTTGTGCCTGTGGTCTCCCAGTCTAAAGTCCATTAAATAATTAGTGCTGCCCCTTAACTGCTTTGTTATTCTTACCACTGGATTGCAAGGTCAAGAGGACAGGTCCTTCAATAAATCTTGTTCAATACGACTTCCCTCGAAAGACACCTTCACCAGTTGACAAATGCGAAGTCTGAGAGCGAAGATTTTTGTCATAATTGCCATCCATGTTAATCCAGTCAAACTGTCCCTTTCTGGTTGTAAATGCAACACTGGATTAGAAATTAGAAGGACATCAGGGTTTATCATTTATAAAAAGCATGTCATGATGACATCACTCCAATGTGCAAATCCTCCATGACTAGAGGTTGACTGGGGTAACTGATTTGCCACTTTCTTGGACTGCACAGATCATGGGTTTTGCTGACTCATGCTTCAGTGTGGAAAATACAGAGTGAAGGCAGGAGTGAAGACTACTGAGGCCAacaacatgttttatatttggCAATAGTTGAACATGTaagattgcatttatttattacctAATTCTTTCTCCCCAGAGAAGTGATGGGCACAGAACCCATGTGGCCATACCTGCTGGCACTGAGTGGTCTGCCAGCTGTGGTGCAATTCTTCAGCCTCCTCTGTTTCCCAGAAACACCGCGCTACCTGTACATTGACAAGGGGGATGAGGAGGGATGTAAAAAGGGTACGTTGTGAGAAAAATACCTAGAAATGCACACAACCGGCATTAAGACTCTGTATAAGCAACATCTGGATTCTGAGGAAGTAGAACAAGGCCCACATCAGTGGTGTAGCCAGGAATCCACGGAGGGGGGATCCTCCTCGAGAAAATGTGGAaaattggagacctgaaatgcatgTTTCTGAGTCATTTCAGAATTGAAAAATGTAGCTCAAAATCTCGATgaaatccatgaaatcaggcagattttgactcaaacatatctttgcttcacaaccacatatcactacGGGACACATCCGATGAAAAATAACATATCAACCGACATGATACAGGCAATCTAGACACAGTTtgtggtgcttgtcaatcaaagATGTATTTAATTGGAGCTCCGTAATTGAATCGGGTGAAGATGCACGATTTTTGATTTGTGCGCGTGCTAGAAATATGCATCTTCACTGGAAATAAACAGTTTCTGCCTCTGATGTAGCAGTTTCTAGATTAATGCAATTCTCCTGCTGAGACGCccgaattcatcaataacatcttCATAAGTCAGGTGATGGCTGTAGCTAATTGAATAAATtgtgaaataatttaaatgagAATGCAGATACTGGAGGATTGGATCAGACCATACTGCTCAACAGACCTATAACTATTGTGGGGTACATTGCaactaaattaaacaaagaCTACTGTTCATAATGTTAACTACAGCCAacagtgtgttgtttttacAGCTTTAAAGGTGCTCTGGGGTAACGTGGAGACGAAGCTGGAGCTGGAGGATATGACTAAAGAGCGGGAAACGATGAAAGGGGAAAAGGCCAAGTCAGTGTGGGATGTCCTGACATCACGCTCTGTGCGATGGCAGCTGTTGACCTTAGTCATCCCCTGTGGCCTCATCCAGCTCTGTGGAATCAGTGCGgtgagtgggagatgttttccTGCACCAGCTGAATCAGGGCATCTGCTTTGTAGAATGAATTTAAACATTCACAGATCTTTCGTCAAGGGTTGTATTTTTTAAGAGGATTGTTGTTTTGCAGATCTACTTCTATGCTTTTGATATATTTCGTGAAGCTGGAGTCCCAAAAGATCAGATGCACTACCTCTCCATTGGAATTGGTACAGCTGAGCTAGTCACCTTAATACTATGTGTAAGTCGCAGACGTGTGCAGTGCTAATAATTATTATGCAATGTGTAAcaagtgtgagtctgtgtgagtGGAATATAACAAAGCAGAGAGCTGAGCCACTGGAACCAGTCAAATTTCTTTTCTTGAAACTCAGCCTGGGAACTTCACTAAAAAATGTTGGTTTGAATGTGGAATATGGCCTATTCCAGAATGGGAAGGTAGGGAAGTAAGAAACCAAAGTCTTCATTCATCCTTTGTTCTGGTTCCAGTCGTTCCTGATCGATCGCACTGGCAGGAAGTGGCTGATGTCGTTCGGCTACCTTGCCATGGCAGTGCTGATGGGGATTCTCGTGGTGATGCTGTCTTTACAGGTAAAGGGGAATTTTCTAAGATTGAAACATCGATCATGACTGATTTCTCCCTCCCTTTAAACTGTTGACATTACTGGCATGTTCCTCTCAAGCCGATCTAAATACAATATCCAGAAAGATTTTACTTCTGGTGTACAGGATAATGACATAAACACTGGAAACTATGAAACTCCTTACCTGCCATACAAATATATTTCCTATAAGAGGAGGTACAACTAGAtaatatactttgcttttcagTAAAGATGCAAGACCCTGTAAGgaaatgtataactttgtgacatttttttgtatttagaaatataatttgatattgttttcttgtatatagttttctcttttctttttcaggaTAACTACAGCTGGATTCCATACTTCAACATTGCTCTCATATTCTCTGCAATCTGTGTTTTTGGACTGGGTCCTTgtaagtattttattattataataataataataataataataataataataataataataataataataataataattgcacacTTTACTTTGTTAGGTCTCCCTCTCACTCATCCCCAGTATGCCTCCAGAGGTCCCTGTTTCCCGAATTCTAGTCttgttttcttatgtttttttccccctcagctAATTATTGCTCAATTAGTTAATCCTCATTTTCCCATTATTGTGCACACCTGTTCCCTAGCTCTCATTACAGAATATTTATATCCCTTTGTTCCCAGTCTCCCACATTAAGATTGTTCCTGAATGACAGTCCTGAGCCTTATTTCCTGAGTTTAGCTTACTAGTGTTCCAGATCTTTGCTTTCTCTGTAGACCCCGATTCTTGGATTCCCCAGTCTCTCTTGTTTGCCTGATCCCTTGACCACTCACTAGTTTTTCTGACCACAAGTTTTGTCTTGCACCTGTTTTACTTGATTGGCTTTAATCACCTCTATAGTTCTGACCCATCTCCTGTGCTCTACACCTGGGTTCACTAGCCCCTAGGACCCACTCAGAGTTACAAACTTCATATAGGTCAATGTTgatatgtgtttaaaatgtcctgtgtttttgttaatTGTAAATACCATGAACTGAACCAATATAAATTGTCTCAATTGAAGGGTTATACGATTGTCCATGGCTGAAATATATACAGATCCAAGGTTGTGTGGTTAAACCTTTAAAAATCTAGTAAATTTGGTCAACACTTTTAAAAAGCATACTGGGAAATGTTGTGCTGTGGACAGGTCCGGCCCGTGGCAGCGGAATAGGGgcgccatccatccatccatccatccagccatccatccaAATGCTCAAATGAGTgaaggtttttttattttttacttttactattttttactaataccattttaatactattttaaatattacaaaaaagcGAAAGCCCCCACAACAACATAAGTACATAGCTTATTAGGCCATATTTTCTGTGTTGCCATCAatcgcccccccacccccgctctcATAGTTAGACTTACCTGATTCAGTAGTGAGTGAAACTGAACGCGAACCATGATAAATTAGTATCAGTTAGCCACTTCAAAAGATGTCAAAAAGACCCAAGCCCTCTGGTGCccagagaagaaaaagaagaagagaagaggaggaaaaatGGGATAAGGACAGAGGTCATGTGATGTGATTCATGAATAGTTTATCTAATTGCATAGTTACCGTTGGAGCAGCGTTACTACTAGCCAGCTTACTTTGGACGATACTAGTAATGTTCgctcatttaaatagctagctAGAGTTAATGTCAGTCAGTAgaacaatgctacattatgcatattgcacaatTAAGgaaatctcaaagacataaagctatgcagctatgcagtttctgtgtgagtgtatgaacacaatgattggtggtggaattggctgcgatgcaaggagcaccagctaaaatcttgcctagggcaccagaTTGGTCAGGGCTGACCCTGGCTGTGGAGATATCATTTTAAACCTGCTATTCTGGAAAATAATGCGTCCCCACTATCATATCTCTGAAGctcttctcctctctccctccagctGGAATAACGTTGACCCTCCCTGCTGAGTTGTTCCTTCAGGCTTGGAGACCCTCTGCGTACGTCATTAGTGGCACATGTAACTGGGTCGGTCTGTTCCTCATTGGGATGTTCTTCCCTTACGTAGCGGTAAGAAGCTTTCTTTCTCTGCTTCTCGTGTGTTGGGATAGTTCAAAGAGCCACAACCTAAGTCCAGGAAAGATCAGTAAAAGTTTATTGTAGTACAGAAACTTCTGCAGAGAGAAAGAAGAAtcattaacatatttttttcCTAAGGTCTCAATTTCTTTGTTCTATGTTGACTGGATTGATTTTGGAGTATATCCAGGCCAGTATTTCTTTAATCAATTTCACCAACATGATGCTTCATGACAGTTATGACGGTGTGTGTTAAAGGGGGGACTTTGGTTCTCCCTTGTGTGGACACTCCAGAAAATAACCTGGTTTCTCCTTCTTCTAGGATGCGATGGGCCGGTTCTGCTTCCTGATCTTTGTGGCCTACTGTgttctcagtgcagtgttcatgCTGGTGTTCATTCCTGAAACCAAAGGCAAGACCATGGTAGAAATTATGGAGGACTTCAACAAACTCAATTTTAAGGGCAGGGGGGTGGACACAGAGAAAGCAGATTTGGTCCTCGCCACCAAGCTTTGAGAACATCCAacattattagttttttttttttttttttctacatgcAGGGCTAActgaaattaaatgctttttgtcAGGGTGTGAATTCTTAAACATACAAGTACCAATATGTGAAAATGTAAAACCTTTATCAGTACTGGGAAATCTATTGTAAgcactttgtttttgttatagtAATATGCTGTATATAACCAGACATGCTTTTTGTTTGGTTGTGAttactgcattcatctttcttcgggctagagttttatttttttaaatgtctgaaaatgAAAAGGATTGTAAATGAGAACTGTACATTCTGAGTAtttttgagaaaatatatcAAAGATGTTTTATGGTTCAATGGTCTCATacctgttaaatatatatatttaaaaattaagaaaattctTATTTTCCAAAGTCCAGCAAAGACATGCCTCACTGCAGctgcaaaatatttaatatacattttattttcatataaatgtatttattgcctTTTATTACAATACATAcctgaaatgtgtttatattaaaatcataaaaccaaaaatgctgtctttattatattttttaatatttactaATGCTTTTTTACAAAAATGCTTGTTTTAAAAGGTGTTTTCTATTTTTCATTCAGATTCTGAACAgcttttttttgtacatttgaaAAAGGTGAAACTTTTTATATCATCCACTTGTTTCCTGAATGAGTATTCCCAATCATCTTCAGCtgtctgtatacaaaataattttgaaTGACGAATAAAATGAAATCTGTTTCTTTGCTatgcaaaatacatttgtttaatcatAACTTGAACTAGTGAATTACCTTGGGATTTTTAACCTGGactcatttttatatatattaaagcaatgaataataaaaataataatgaggtGCATGTTGGAGTTCGCAATATGTTGCACTATTTCTACCTAAGCATTTATTAGAGGAATGGGATATTTGTAGCTTTATTAGCTCACAGATACACAAGGGAAACTATTGAATGTATATCAAGAGACAAGAAAAGACCTCACTACAGTGTGTCCCTTGCCCTTTGTGTGCGCCTCTTCCTCAGACTCCACCTAGTGAAAGAGCCCAGCACCATGATCATCTCCCAAAAGTGTCACAATGTGTCCGTTTGTGTCCatgcatattttacacacatttatatatatatatatatatacatacacacacacacacacacacacacacacacatacatacttttttccctcactgtatatatgtatttgatcacctgctgattttgtacatttgtccactgacaaagaaatgatcagtctataattttaatggtaggtgtattttaacagtgagagacagaataacaacaaaaaaatccagaaaaaagcatttcaaaaaagttataaattgatttgcatgttaatgagggaaataagtatttgatcccctatcaatcagcaagatttctggctcccaggtgtctggAGCAGTCTCGTACCCTCGCTGGTGAAGGCCGAGAGGAAGATGACTTCCGCCTGTCCTGCCTTCGCAGAAAAACAGGGGTCTTGCAGGGGGTTCGTGCGGAGCTGAGCCCATGGAAGACCAGCGAGTGGAGCATCCACTGTGACAGCTGGCTGCCGGGGAGTTCCTGGCTCTCTTACAGCATGTGGCCTCCGTAAAAGCTGTGCAGTGTACACAGCCCCCTTCTCCTGTCAGTGCATTCTGAGCATGCTCCTCACCCAGACAGTGCACACACTGGTCATGTCCATCGTCCGAGGGCAGCTTGCCCTGGAACCCGGAAAAGTGGTGAAATGCACCCTTCGCCAAACTCCTCAGCACTGATAGTGTTCCCCTCGATGTTGAGGTTGATGTTGAGGTTGTTGACATCAAGGTCTAAGTGGTCAACACGGGTATCCAGAGGTTGCTAGAGGGTTGATCCAATGACGTCGAGGTCAAGAGGTTGATAGAGTGGCACAATAGATGTGGTCAAGCGGTTGACAAGGGATGGACGAGGGGTGGAACCCTCGAGATTGATGTCAACAGAGAGGTTGACGGATCGAGATAGCTGGTTGATGTTGACAGAAAGGTCAAGGGATGGACAAGGGTTGGTCGAGGTCAACAGTTGGTTTCTCGAGCGCCGTTCGACATGTCAATTCATTTAAAGTCCGGCGAAAGAGGCCGAAACATTCCGCGGGGAGGCTGCTCAAGCAGAGTAGTCTCCTTCCTCCCCTTTTGACACTCAAATCTGTAAAAGAAGAATGGATGGTACAGGAGGTAAAATTGTGCAACAGATCTCAGTGGAGGGACCGAGGTCGGCTCTGAGCGAGACTCCTACCGcacacttacctccaaagagaaGCAATAGTAATTAAAATGACCGTAGTCTGAGCTCCGAAAAggcaaaacaaattgaaaataagACTCCGTAGAGGATAgcaatttttttaatgaactcCGAAGAGCACACTTCTCAAAACTTTAAGGTGATCGCATGCGAAAACACAATAAAGCATAATCACaggcaggtgaaagaagaaatggcagggagctgcagtcaggaggagacttttcacagatgctgggggcgggtcttcctcctgtcTTCctcctattgggcagctttggtacatactttcaatgattggcaggtcagaaggctctttccattaggtaatggctgtctttcgatttggaAGGGAATGGTACATACAGTACAATTTTACAGGAGAGCTGACCAACACAGGGGAATAACAActaaattacaggtacagtctgaaaagatgtgtcttgagtaatcgctggaCGGTGCTCAGGGACTCTGGTGTCCTGACTTCAGTgagaaggtcattccaccacttaggggccagggatggaTGAAGggaagtggagaggaggcaaagttAATCTTTTGTCACAGGAAGACCAAAGaagtctggaggggatgtatggagagttCAGAGTCTGAAGGTAGcatggtgcagtgtggtcgaaacagtggtaggtgagggtcaatgtcttgaactgaatgtgtgccagtattgggagccagtggagggagcatagtagtggagtagcgtgtgcaaatcggGGCACAGAGAAGCCAGGATGGAGATGCTGTAGTCCAGGCGGTTGAGTCGAGCAGTCGGTGAGGAATGGaaggattcggcgtatgttgctcaggaagaatctgcaggtgcgtgtcagcgtgatgatgtgctgagtgtaggagagcgcaggatcgagggtcactGCTAGGGTCTTAGCAGATGAAGAAGGAGAGTGTTGTAGATtctaaggggattgagatggagagatcagaagAAGGTGAAGAGGAGGGGGGAAGAAAAGGAggtcagatttggagaggttgagcttgaggtggtgtgagtgcatccaggaggaaatagcagacaagcaggaagagatgcgagatgGGGATGAGGCactcagaagagggaaaagacagaaagatctgggtgtcatctgcatagaaatggTAGGAGAGACCATGGGATGAGATGAGGGGGCCCAATGATCATGTGTAGAGAGAgtacaggagggggcccaggatggagccttgcaCATCTGcctttatttctgtgttttgaggAGTCTGTAGTGGACGGGGACACTCAGTTCTCAAAACATCTGATTTCTCTTGCCATGACACTTTCAGAGAATGAGGTAAACATGGCTATATTGATAATGAACCTTCCTGTTGTTCTAGAAAGTTGTCCATAAGGTTACAGAAGTGGTGTGGTGGATGGTTTGACATATCTTCTCATTAGCTATATTCAGTTgccaatataatctgttagCTTTGCATATGAATCAGTATTTAATGCATAATCATTGATTTCATCCTATTATTCCCATATACAGGCTTTTCTAGGTTTGCTTCCTTGACCTATAAATAACCGCACCTTGGGGCTCAGAACCTTCGTTGAGTCCGGGGATCATCTGTATCTCTGTCACCTGTTTCtctatattattgtattaccATAATATATAATGAACATCTTCTTGATTCACCATGGTCCTGTGGATTCCTTACACATCACATTTCTTACACATTACAAAGACCACAGGACACCAATGTCTGTACGGAAGACAGAAGTATCATCTGAAGCCAACCAGACTAAAACCTCAGTGAAGAAAGTTGAGGACCCAGAAAAGCAGTGTCCGCTACAAAACAAGCCTCATCCGCTGAGAAAATGGAGAAAGACACTAGATGAGCCTTATTATGTCTTATCTTAAGGACAAGCACATTTGTTTCAGATGTTGTGCTTCAACTTGACATCTCACAAAAGACTGAGAAAGCAGTGCAATGCAGAGTGCAATTGTGACATCCACTGCATGAACAGTTCCAAGTTCTACCACCAGATGTCTCCCTTGTCCTTTTCTTCAGAAGCCGTGTCCAGATCACAGCTCCTCATCATTCAATCCTTCTCTTCTCTAAATGGATTAATTGTCTCCACCTGTTCCTTATTACCCTTTGTTCCATTTCCTCCTCACAAAGTATTGTCTGCCTCTAAGCTGCATTACCTAGCCTTTAGCTATGTGTTGTATCCATCCTATCCGTGTATTTGACCCAAGCCTGACTCTTATTACCTGCCTTTTGGATTACCCTCTAGTATGTACACCCGATCGATTGACCCGCTGCACGTGGCCCCAACTACAACTTTTGCCTTTTTCCTCTGGCTTGGTTTACCTGAATCCACCTCCTGGAGTCTTCTTCCAAGGTTCCCGTATCCACACCTGAATCCACATCCCGGCTGTATTCCCCAGTACACCACTGTTACAGCAATAGTGATAAACATCTGTCTGCACTGCACCTGGGGCCAGCGCCATGGAGAACAGAGAACTCTGCAACCAATGAAGATCATGGTGGGGAGCAAAAGGAGAGTGCAACACCTGCAGTAACCTCAAAGTGCACTGAGATCTGCGCAGATGCAGTCAGCTCTAGATAAATACTCCAATGTATGCTTAGTCAAAGTGTATCCCGCCGGCCACAGACAGAAGACCGTCAGAATGGATACCGTCTTTGATGAGCAAAGTAACAGATCTTTGGCAAGATTGGAGTTCTTCAACCTCTTGGCTGTCAGAGGAAGTTCAACTCTGTACACTTTGAAGACATGTTCAGGAGTTGTGGAGACATCTCGGAGGAGAGCAAGCAACTACATAATTGAGTCAATGAATGGCAAAACACAGCTCACTCTGTCACGGGCGATGCTTGACGGGCAAATTATcacttaattggttaattattgtattatttctttcACTTAATTATATTGTTGTGTACACTTATTTTGTGGATCATGGTTGTACTTTTCACTTAAGAAGTACGTTTTTTGTGCTTCTCTATTTTGTTGTATCACTTTTTCTTTGTATAattggtttattgttttttttattgctttgtcTGTTTTGACAAGTGCACGCTACCAACccacattctcacctggacttaGCTGCACGCACTCTCCTAATCACCTTCACCCACACCCCAGTTCTCTGTCTCAGTATTTAAGCTGGGAGAGATCCTTCAGTAGCAGAGCAAACAGAATGAGACAGCTTACTATGTGACCAGTAGCATGACCAAGGAA
This sequence is a window from Amia ocellicauda isolate fAmiCal2 chromosome 17, fAmiCal2.hap1, whole genome shotgun sequence. Protein-coding genes within it:
- the LOC136712594 gene encoding solute carrier family 2, facilitated glucose transporter member 11-like encodes the protein MLLTVVLGIGGSFQYGIQVSIMASPSEHIQNFVNQTWMARYGEPVSESTQKLMWSFIVSIFSLGGWLGAINSGTIPVIYGRKKCLLFNNVVAIVAAVLMGFSRMAGSFEMILLGRILYGYNVGLGLSVHLMYLGECSPIKLRGFLTLSSAIFIGLGKVMGQICGLREVMGTEPMWPYLLALSGLPAVVQFFSLLCFPETPRYLYIDKGDEEGCKKALKVLWGNVETKLELEDMTKERETMKGEKAKSVWDVLTSRSVRWQLLTLVIPCGLIQLCGISAIYFYAFDIFREAGVPKDQMHYLSIGIGTAELVTLILCSFLIDRTGRKWLMSFGYLAMAVLMGILVVMLSLQDNYSWIPYFNIALIFSAICVFGLGPSGITLTLPAELFLQAWRPSAYVISGTCNWVGLFLIGMFFPYVADAMGRFCFLIFVAYCVLSAVFMLVFIPETKGKTMVEIMEDFNKLNFKGRGVDTEKADLVLATKL